A section of the Procambarus clarkii isolate CNS0578487 chromosome 68, FALCON_Pclarkii_2.0, whole genome shotgun sequence genome encodes:
- the LOC138355630 gene encoding AAC-rich mRNA clone AAC11 protein-like yields MEQAPPRMEQAPPRMEQAPPRMEQVPPRMEQAPPRMEQTPPRMEQVPPRMEQTPPRMEQAPPRMEQVPPRMEQAPPRMEQTPPRMEQVPPRMEQTPPRMEQAPPRMEQVPPRMEQAPPRMEQVPPRMKQAPPRMEQAPPRMEQVPPRMEQTPPRMEQAPPRIEQAPPRMEQTPPRMEQAPPRMEQAPPRMEQAPPRMEQAPPRMKQVPPRMEQVPPRMEQGSSKNGTSSSKNGTNSSKNGTNSSKNGTSSSKNGTNSSKNGTSSSKNGTSSSKNGTNSSKNGTSSSKNGTSSSKNGTSSSKNGTSSSKNGTSSSKNETNSSKNGTSSSKNGTNSSKNGTNSSKNGTSSSKNGTSSSKNGTSSSKNGTNSSKNGTSSSKNGTRTQRVHLAHIFISLPPSSAASLFPNFFPLSPSLDLSSVA; encoded by the coding sequence ATGGAACAAGCTCCTCCAAGAATGGAACAGGCTCCTCCAAGAATGGAACAGGCTCCTCCAAGAATGGAACAAGTTCCTCCAAGAATGGAACAAGCTCCCCCAAGAATGGAACAAACTCCTCCAAGAATGGAACAAGTTCCTCCAAGAATGGAACAAACTCCTCCAAGAATGGAACAAGCTCCTCCAAGAATGGAACAAGTTCCTCCAAGAATGGAACAAGCTCCTCCAAGAATGGAACAAACTCCTCCAAGAATGGAACAAGTTCCTCCAAGAATGGAACAAACTCCTCCAAGAATGGAACAAGCTCCTCCAAGAATGGAACAAGTTCCTCCAAGAATGGAACAAGCTCCCCCAAGAATGGAACAAGTTCCTCCAAGAATGAAACAAGCTCCTCCAAGAATGGAACAAGCTCCTCCAAGAATGGAACAAGTTCCTCCAAGAATGGAACAAACTCCTCCAAGAATGGAACAAGCTCCTCCAAGAATAGAACAAGCTCCTCCAAGAATGGAACAAACTCCTCCAAGAATGGAACAAGCTCCTCCAAGAATGGAACAAGCTCCTCCAAGAATGGAACAAGCTCCTCCAAGAATGGAACAAGCTCCTCCAAGAATGAAACAAGTTCCTCCAAGAATGGAACAAGTTCCTCCAAGAATGGAACAAGGCTCCTCCAAGAATGGAACAAGCTCCTCCAAGAATGGAACAAACTCCTCCAAGAATGGAACAAACTCCTCCAAGAATGGAACAAGCTCCTCCAAGAATGGAACAAACTCCTCCAAGAATGGAACAAGCTCCTCCAAGAATGGAACAAGCTCCTCCAAGAATGGAACAAACTCCTCCAAGAATGGAACAAGCTCCTCCAAGAATGGAACAAGCTCCTCCAAGAATGGAACAAGCTCCTCCAAGAATGGAACAAGCTCCTCCAAGAATGGAACAAGTTCCTCCAAGAATGAAACAAACTCCTCCAAGAATGGAACAAGTTCCTCCAAGAATGGAACAAACTCCTCCAAGAATGGAACAAACTCCTCCAAGAATGGAACAAGCTCCTCCAAGAATGGAACAAGTTCCTCCAAGAATGGAACAAGCTCCTCCAAGAATGGAACAAACTCCTCCAAGAATGGAACAAGCTCCTCCAAGAATGGAACAAGAACACAACGAGTT